The nucleotide sequence CGCCCGGAATCTTGAGCAAGCATTTTCAGCTGACGCTCGCTGATCAACTAGATTGTCCCTTGGTCAAACGATGAATGAGGACAAAAGGCGCTTTGCCGCCCTTGACGTTAGCACAGCATATAATCACAGCCTGCTTAGAACCTAATGGCTTCTTTTTGCTGTTCATTCAGGTGAGGCGCTTGGATCATCAGCAACCACCTATcaatatttactttttttataTCTAGGCACCCGCAAAGAAAAAGTTTGAGTTCAGCAAAGAGCGTCACTCTGCTCCCGGCCCTCCTCCCGCCAAGAAAAGCACCCCGGGAagctcgccggaattcaaacccGCAACTCCCAAAGTCAAGACGACCACGCCAAGCCCAGGTGCTTCCAAAGGTGTGACGCCGACCATACTACCTTACCAGCATATCTTATTGATttaataatttatatatatatataaataaaattatatataaacaGCAAAGCCGTCTGCCGAAAAGAAGCGTGAGAGTTTGCCCAAAGCCAAAGAGGAGCCGTCCAAAGGCGTGAAGAGTCCCGAGCATGTGCCCTTCAAGCGCATCATGGAGGGCGTGGTGTTTGTACTCAGCGGCTTCCAAAACCCCTTCAGAGGCGAGCTGAGAGAGAAGGCCCTGGACATGGGAGCCAAGTACCGGCCCGACTGGACGCCCGACTCCACGCACCTCATGTGAGTCACCATTGGGATGTTGAGCTGCATCCGCCACGCAACTCTTCCCAGCTCGATTTAAATCTCTACTGTGTTTAAATTGAATACAGAATACGGAGTAAAGGTTTTGGGTGTTTAAACAAAACCAAGAACTTCTAGAGCCACCAGAAAATACAGCCAAATTAATGTTGTCTTTTATTGGACAATTCTTGACACTCCACACAACCCCGTCAGGCCGTCAGTCTTGATTTTAAATGAGACGTGAAGAACAGAAAAGGGGTCTTGCTTGCACTCCCTGTGCAGCTAATCCCGTCTCTTCCTGTGTGTGCTCTCATTAATGTCCAGCTGTGCCTTCGCTAACACCCCCAAGTACAGCCAGGTGAAGTCAGCAGGCGGCATGATCGTGCGCAAGGAATGGGTAATGGACTGCCATAAAAGGAAACAGAAACTCTCCTACAAGAGGTGAGCAAGAGGGGAGCAGGGGAGAGCGCGCGGCGTCAAACATTGAACGCAACACAGAATTCTCATCGGGGTTGTTTTATACATTGTGTTTTGGAAATCAATCGGCCGGCCAGTCGATCAGAATTGTATTCTGCCAATCAGTCGGTCAGGCCCTAATTGGAATTAATTGAATAAATATGATAGACCAAGAGACACATGAATAAAAGACAAATGTTGATGCCAATTTTGTCTGTCCTCTAAAAtacttataaaaaataaaaaaaatttgctgagCGTGCCATTGAACCCATTCTTACAAATACCGAGCACACGATGGAGCCATTaatcattttgaaaatggaTGATCGCTTTCATACGACAGCATTGTCCTGTGCCGCTTCATCTTCGTGATAGTGAACAATTTTTCACCCGTTTGATTGATTACACGATGAACCCTCGCTCGGCAATGCGGTCTCATGCACGGGTGTCCTGACAGGCGATGTGACACTTTTGATACCAAAGTAAGCTGCGAGGGCTCATCTTGTAGAATCCTAACGTCTTTCCCAGAGATGCGATGCCGTTACGCAGCTAACCCATTCACCCCACTTGCCATTGTGCAGCGCTTGTGCTttgataatcttttttttttttttttttactgggccGCATCTGCTATGCTTAATTAAAGCCAGCACTTACTTTGATGGCGTCGAGTGCCCGGAGCACAAACGCTTGAATACCTGCCCAAGTGTCTGCGGCGACGTCACCATGCAAGTTACCACTAATTATGCGGTTGCACGTACGCCGTTATGTGACACCTCTAAAGATATTcccattaatttaaaaaatatatgagaAATAAAAAGTCCCTTAATTCTTATGAAAATAAAGACATTAATTAGTCTCTTTTAGAAAAATACTTGGCCTTTAGTGAACCTGGGACAGGATTTAATTTGAATTATCGTCCTCTTTGACGTGTTGTACTGAGCAGCAGAACAGAAATGCCATTTTCGCATCAAATGTAGTTTAAAAGGGAAAGTATTAGCCTGGCGCGGCCTTTCTACAATCTCCAATTTTCCGCTTTCTGACTCGCgtcacaaaacaacaaaaatgtgattgGAAATTATTACACTGTCACATTTTCTAATTATTTCCGAGCCAAAATGTCAGTTCGGCTCGTGTATGGCGCACGTGCGTGCTAGCTTGAAATCTTTTCATTACGAGCCTGTAAAATTCCCAACTCATGTTGCTAACAAATGAGTCGATTTGGGCCAGGTGCTCTTAGACGCTGCAGTGGACATCCTAATTTGATTGTCCGTGAGCAAATCAATTTCATAATAACCCAGGAGTCCATTttgctaattttttttcatctgcGTCACCCGCCAAGAGGAAGCATGTCTAAAAGCCCCATGGCGGCATTTATACGGCCGAACACGTTATTCACGATTTCACTAATGGAGTTTGAGTTGCGTCTCAGGTACCATTATAACAAGAGCTttgctagatttttttttttactttcaaaaGACAATAAATATTAATAGTGAATATTAACCGTCACTGTAAACATATGAACAGACTTGCCACTTCAatgatttaattattaatttgttttgctaaaaagacacacaaagcactCTGCAACATTTTTCCAGGTTTTTTGTATCGCTGTTTTATGTTTTTGTAAAGCGCTTTGTTACGGCAAAAGACCTTGCGAaagcgctatacaaataaagAGGTATTCATTGAGTGTCTTGCATTTATAAAGGTGCTTTGAAATGATCTTTGAAGcattaaattggaaaaaaaaaaccacctcAGAGGGATATATACAATTTAAGAAAAACAATGACGACTATCGACTAACCTTCAGacagaatagaaaaaaaacaaacatacctaATGGTGAGTGACAAGTAACGCACAGGCTTTTAGTCTTGCTGACACTTTGTGTGTGCCTGGCAGTTATTTGATGGATGGTGCAGAATCAAGCTCAGAGAGCGAAATGGAAATTGACGACCAGAGCGAGGAGGAAGCTAGCGCAAAGGTACTCTTGCAACTGTGGGATGTTTGTTGGTGACCTCTTTGTCAGACCTGTTCTTGGTTTTACAGACGCCGCAGAAGCAGTCGAGACCAGCGACTCCCAAAATGGAGGCCGAGACGATGTACGTTGATGAGTACGCCGGCTCCACTGATGTGGACGAAGAACCAGGTTGGTCACAattgaatgtgtttttttatttattatttagacccATTTTCATGTATCATCagttcaaatgtgtttttatacAGTTTATCTTCTGATGTCATTGGTTTAAAGTTTATAACTACAGTGACATATTGTAGATGCTAGTTACACCTtgcgttagcattaagctagcatacGTTCGAAAGACAAAATTATGCAGTGTTatgtaattatttttgtttaggTAGTTTACTATGTATATTTTCATTTCACTAAACTTCAGCTGAGAGGCTGAAGCAAGCCATCctgccatccttttttttttattttttttatgaattatcTGCTATGTGCCAAATTGATTTAATGTGTCAGAATAATGATTGACACTTGGTAGGTCTGTGTTGTTGTCACTTTTCTGAAACACTCTAAAGGACACAAAAATCATGGATGCCGTTTTgagtgtggtgggggggggccCCGATGGCCGTGACAGGACTTGGGCATGATTCTCATTTCTATGTTAATGCCAGGCCATAAGTGAAGTAGCCGAAGAAGTGCAATAAAAACGCCTGCGAGAGGCGCGGCATTTTAATTAGCCCTCCACGAGCTTTGTCACCTTCAGCCTTTGCGCCATTGCtctgtttatattttgtttttcctccgcTTGAACCCCAACAATACAACACGCCATTAATTCTCTGACACGAGAGCGACTCCGCTTGTATGGTGTAGAAAGAAGAAAATACTAAGTGTTGTGGTTTTGTAATTTTAGGATGTCGTTCTGTGTTTCTGTACTTTTTTCCACATGTCTtctgttcttttgtttttaaacactTATTGTACTTTTAGACACGTAAAGCACGTTAAATCACCTTGTTGGCGTGTGTGACGATGGATTGACAAATGCACATTTGGTTTCACAGGTGCTCACGAGGACTCTGCAGCTGATACAGAGGACGAACTTGAGAGGTAAATACACACGAGACATTTCAATGGCGAGTCTCCaaacaaaatgaacaaaaaatgaCTTGCTGTTTAGTAAATAAATAGAAGACAAGCTAAACACTGATGgcttttttggttttgtcatGTCAGGGTGGAGAGCGAGAACAGACAGAAGACGACAAAAGCGGTCAAGCAGGAAGAGGATCCCTACGCCGGCTCCACGGACGAGAACACGGATGCAGAGCAGGAGCAGGATCACCCCATCCCGGAGCTTCCTGGTTGGTCTCTGCGTCCTTTGTGCAAGTCCGCAACCGTTGGGATTCCATCTGCCGCGGCTTTTGTCCTCCCGCTGAGGTTCTTTCTGTCTTGCAGACTACCTGAACGGGAAGCACTTTTTCCTCTACGGGAAGTTTCCCAATAATGAGAGACGACTACTGACGCGCTACATCACCGCCTTTAACGGGTAACTCGTAACGTTCATCCCCTGGATTTACAGCCAATTGGATTTAGTTTAGCGGTCAAAAGCTGAAGTTTCATCACGGTCGCCATGGTAGAATTCATGACCCCGTTTGCCTCCCGAGAAAACACACGACTTGTATTATTTACTCGACCTCTTTTCACTGATATTACGGAACTGAATGAACACTTTCATTCTCTTGTGTGTTGATGTTCTCCCTCACAGCGTTCTAGAGGACTACATGTCGGACACGGTGCACTTTGTGGTGACCAGCGAAGGATGGCATGATTCTTTTGAGGACGTGAGTTCAGTCAATGTAGTCAACAATGTTGTGTTGACTAGGCgtgtcccaatatttttgtcTGGATGGCTAATAGGCCATGGAAGGTTTCTCGGAATGAACTCATTTTTACTTGGGACAATTTCTAGGCGCTGATGGACAACGGCAACCTGAACTTCGTCAAGCCAACTTGGATCTATGCCATCAACCAGCGTCAGAAGCTGCTGCCCTACCAGCCGTACACTGTGGTGCCATGAAAAAGGAAgacatctttttgtttttttgttcatcTCTTTTTGATGTTTTCATGAAGTTGGTTTTGTTACTTTTAGATGATTCATGCTGCCTGATGACATTTTAGTGTAAAGGTCAGCCAGCataaacatttttaatttgtgtttttttggtgGGAAGAACACTTCATTAGGTTGTCTCCGACAATACCTCGTGTGCAGAATACATCCCGGCTGCTGTGCTGCGATTATCAGCGGCACTGATAAGACTTGTTTTATGAGGCTTCCTTAAAGTCAGGTGCAAGCTCCCCAGTAAATCAGCATTTTTTCCCTCCACTTTTATATGAGATAAAATGTGATAAAAGTGGCTTTTGTAATACTTTGTTTTGTTATTGCTCGCAAGAGACGAGTCAGGCTCAACATGAATGAAGCCATCTCGCGTGTCTAAACAATTTGGCAAAATAAACCATGTTGATTTTCAGGTAAAGGTGCTGTTGGTGTctccatttttcatttttgtgcatttgtgcttggattttttttttttttttttttttgtgagactTTTTCCTTTTATGTAGGTATTTATGAGAATATTTTTGTAGGAAGTAGTGTTTAGTTTGGGAGGTCATATGCCTTTTAGGCTTTGTCCATGTTTATGTTTGCTTTAATGTTAAAGTTTGAGCTTGTtgtatttgttttcaatttatgcggaatttttttgtgttgtctgtttTCGTGCGGATTATTCCccttttctttgtttacagttCTTTTCCCTGCTGTTTAATGAACTCTCCAGGGGCTTGTGTAGGTCTACTCCACTTGTTTGCAGGGGATTTGCAAGAAGCTTCGAGGAAGAGCAGACACGGTCAGCTGGAAACATGAAATTTGTAATCTCATTATTTTTTAAACCTGGCCCATTGGGACTTAAACCCAACGCGACAGGAAGCACCAATCAATGCCCCATTAAGAAGTGgcattgagaatttttttttttactaatttcTAAACTTTATTACGTTTAAATGTTTGCATAATTATTTAGGAACTACTACTTATTCAATTTgcataaatgcaaaaaaaatgcatgttatATCTGTATTGGTTTTTGACTATCTTGGCACAAACCACGTATAAATatgcagaccaaaaaaaaaaaaaaaaactttaaaggtGTTTTGATCAGCTTGCTCTCGAATGGCTGATTCACCTGTCAGTCAAGTCATTCGCAATCCCTCAGGTGTACTTTGGTTGTCCTCAGCCAATGAGGTGTCAGCTCGACTGCCTTCACGTCAACAAGCTGCGTGTGCACACCAGTTGGAGAGCAGAGACGCGTTTGGTAAAGGCGTGGAAGCTCTGCGAGAAGACTCCGGTGCGTTCTGGAGCTTTTGAGCTCAGAAACTTACAAGTCTCTTGACGCCACCTTGCTCGGAATGCTGAGAAAGGACCGGACCTGAAGCTCGGAAACGGTAGGTCAATCTGTTCTGAAATTATtggttatcattattattatcacatgCAACATTGTTACTGAGATGAAATCGACAGTTAGTTTTGAAATACAGTATATAATTAGATTTTTACATATATACTTAATATTTTGAATGTACTACGGTGGAACTCCATTTCCAAGTTGTTGATTTGACAgcttttatttaaatgtttctctacaaaataaaataatagaaggCGTTATATTAATGTAAATTAAAAATTTTACTTGTATTAAAACTATCAAGTTGTTAAAAAGGGAAAATACTGGAAGCTGGGacgttttattgttttaaaagaAGACATTCTACTTGAAGAAgccttttcatttatttaatacaTTTATGTAGTTAATGTTTATGTACGTAATAGTTTTCTTAAATATGCAGCCTTCCTTTCTCCCAAATTCAGCTGAGATAACTCCAGCTCACTGGTGACCCACGAATGCAGGGGTGTCAGACTCGCTTTtgtcgtgggccgcattgtagtttcCCTgccagggccattatgactgtcaatgtcttctatatatgtacagtataggctacacaacaaatagATGAAtacctagttttgaaatcagactgGTAAAATCTgttcaaatagtttaaaaagatgaatggaaatgctagcaatatctctattcttaaaaagtgaaaatctgTCATTTTAGTAGTGACACAAAGtggatgcaaaatttgtcttcgcgagccacataaaatgatgtggcgggccgtatctgggcccccgaaccttgagtttgaaagctatgctGAATAAGTCCTCGACATAACGGATGAATGAACAAATAcatattcattgagtgactcgtgttggattttgtccacaatttagggagcgcgttatctgcgcctcacagcaaaagccattgccaatcacctatccaatttactcactgcgtgcacgtttgatttcttcagatttaggaaaatgctaagacactgaagcagaaattagacttacacaggttggttgagtttaatcacaattcttgttcagacagctctgttttcaggaaagtacaatacagcgctgggcccttcaagagcggaaagtctccattcagaaaaggcaatgttcaaggttctttgatcagcttatattaagttgcacattgtgggccgagattgatggctgatgagtctttggggtggggcaagttcgccatgggagtgggtgctggttatgggcgattcggtgtgtgtgggggctgttgtcttccatcccgtctttcggccttggcgatcatctttggccgagtccttggctggctccctctggcacctgctggttttatctccacgtgaccttcctgtgaacattcttctccaatcttggacatacactgtcgtacctcattctttcaattttgtcattttgtacgaaattatgttagcttttggctgtgacatcattaatctattgctgttcttttgatacttcatgtctttgcttacgtcattacattcttagtttaatcatgcttccaaccatatcttttctttgttaggcaaaatatttccttcTGTGtagagagcgttcagtagtaatcaaaaactggcgtctagcattagtcaaaacataagatacaatcaagtactgaccggtcaagacgactctggccgtgtccatgatttagagaaaaaacatcaggcatgcattacacagttccttaagggtcattaagctatttaggcaatatatcaaaagtcatttgttatttcaaagtgctcagaaatatactaTTTGaggtcataaagttataaaaacctttctcattaccatttatcaaaaatgtctagttatgtcttctttattgatttggtgtgtaggtataattataagcctaaagtgtttcttttattgatttaatatgtgaatatacttttctgcttatgtactttattcaatgaggtttgagcatatctgtttttgtagctaggtaggactttttgtatttcgaccccattccttcacatgctgttcaaaaataaacaaaactcgAGGTCAAATTATTAGGAGGACAATTGACCACAACTTGCTTTTATGGCTGCCAAAACTCTTGCAACTCCTCAAGCTTCTTTTGAGGACATGCAATGACAGTCTGTGCAGGAGGAGGTCAAACCGATAACCTACTGATTACGATCCACTcaaacaagcaagcaagcaagtgaATCGCCATCCCACTCCCCCACCAACGTCACAACATGTTTAGCCAACCATAAATATGAACTCCAGAAGGTTCCATTTTGTAGCTCTGACCTTGGAGCTGTTTACTGTGTTATGGATGACAATTAGGCTCAGTTACTAAAGTGTCTCAAGAGCAAATCATCTTTCACCATTGACATGAAGTGAAATGCCACTACTCCGTTCCAGGCCTCCAACACTGAGTATTGTTACATATACTATTGTCTGCATGTTACTTAACATTTAAGCGTTTTATTTGACAGTGTAAATGTGACTTCAAAGTTTCCAACTTGACTTCTTTGATGAGTTTAAAGCCGTGACTGTTTCCTCTCAGATTAACACCGCGAGTGACAATGTGCAGCATTGCTAATTGCTGCCAGTCAAGGAACCACAGgcttattggcaaaaaaaaaaaaaaaaaatctattgaatGGGAGAAAGATTAGGCTGAAAGATTCCAACCACCACAGTGCTTGTACTGGCTGCAAAATTACACAAATCATAAAATGGCAGGGCCTGAAAAGAAATTTGTCACTTTTTGAATCATAGCCACCATTTTAGGGTCTATTTGGCCtttaatttatattttcattttttcccattttttttttaaaatcaggtTCCAAAAACCAGATTTACATGTCTATAAAGTAGACGCttaaaaagtctcaagaagccaTTCCTAAAATGCACAAGAAAgcccgccattttggtttgaagtgaACATTTTAGGGCCATTTTGCTTTTAAAGACAAACTTTTAAACACAAACTACCAATTATGACACAAATAGTCACTATAGACAGACATCATTATAAAACTTTTGTGAAAGTTTACATCATTGCTTGTGGGCAGAGCATGGCAAAGCAAATATTATAAATTATGCGCTATAATTATCAAATGATGAATGAAATATTAGATTTGTTGCCATAATACGATAAATATAAATCACCTATGAAATGAATGGCGGTATTTTtttcattagccataaaataatGATGACTCCTCTGCGCAGCATATAAACGAGCTGCTATGCGGCTTTACGGCGCTGATATTCATCATGTATTGAGAGCCCGCATTATGGCTGATGTTATCCTCACAAGTGTTCATTCGTGGAAGGAAATGGCAGCATTATTCCTGATAGGCAATTAGATGGTTGACTTGGTTACTACAGATATGAAGGTCCGTCCACTTAAAGTATGGCTGGCTCATAGTTCGAGGAAAATGGATGTATTGGACTGTAATTTCCTGACTTTTTTTGTTCGCCGACTCCATGCTTGAAGATGGACTGTGGGTGCAGCCCGAGGAGACACTCTcgcgtccttttttttttagatcaatgAAAATACAAGGTCACAAATGATGGTCAAACCTCTTAGACTCTGATTTATTAAAAAGGGGAAATGCAAACAGCGGGGTGCCCTCCAGGAGGTTGTGTCAAAGTCGGGGTGTAATGTCTCTCATTtaataatgtaaaataaataaatctcagtAGCTGGAAAATCGTTACCACAAACGAGACATGTATGAATATGCTAATAAAATGAGCTAATCTGAAATTAGCTGTTGCTAAGGAAAATATGCTAACATAATGCGAGTGTTGATTTAGTTGATGAAGACTAGAGTGAATTTGCAGTCTGTATTTTTACCCTCTTGAAATCATTTCACAGGAGATTAAATTTGCAGTGGCAAACGAAGTTTGCTGttcaaataataatgaaaaaacttttaaaagggtcacgccggctgctgctgctgctgcttctgttgTGTTTCTGGGGACGCTTTTCAATTAGTGTTGCTGCTTTTTATCGTCTGTTGCTGCATGGAGGCAATCTGTTCATTATACATAAAATCCTTCTGACTAAACTACTGAATGAAAGAAATGTGATGGCATCAGAGCCTTTGGGGACTTTGATTTAGATGAGTTAATGCATTTATGAGACTTGCAGATTCGTCAATTAGGCTAAAGTTTTGAAGTGACATTTTCCCCAAAGCCCAAAATAACAATCTGTGATTCTGACACTTGTCGTCattatataaacatcatacgtgGTCTCCTCCTGCCTGAAGCGATTTCCTCACAACAAAGGCCAAACGATTGGGGGTGTTTTGCGAGGTGATCAATAGACTATTCACAGGACAACAAAGGCATTATCCTCTCAAGCTTGATTCCATCCTGCTTGCTGTTGATTGTTGTATTGACTGAGTCGTTTGCTTGAGCGCTTGTTTGGCAGGAAGGACTTTTTGTGTTGGCCTCGATTGCTCTGCTCCACTGTcgtatggtgttccacagggttcaatcGTGGGGCCCCTGCTGTTTTCTGCCCCCTGGGTTCCATCTTTTGGAATGAAATGGAAAGATAATAATATTCCCTTTCACTACCACACGGATGATAGTATGGTGCCAGGCCAGTTATGTTATTGATTGCTATAAGATAGCTCTGCTTCTTTTCCTCTTTGTGTTTCCACTTTACAGAGCGACCATGTCCACAGGAGCCTCACTATGACTTCTCACAACAACTCCGCTGACACTTCACCTccgcctcctccccctcctcctccacctcctcccccaCCGCCTCCCTCTTCCTTACCGCTGTCAAGCCTCCATCTCAACTCCGCCACCCCCTCCTACATCCCGCTGTCCTTGGTTGGCAATTGCAGTGGGGCGGCACCCTCGCCCTCGTCGCCGCCGTACAACTTCTACGCCGTGCTGCTAGTGCTGCTCATCTTCTGCGTGGTGTTCGGCAACGTGCTGGTGTGCATGGCCGTGTCGCGGGAACGAGCACTGCAGACTACCACCAATTACCTCATTGTTTCGCTGGCCGTGTCTGACCTGCTACTGGCCACCCTGGTCATGCCCTGGGGTGTCTACCTGGAGGTAGGATAGCTAAGACTCACTCACAGTTTTCATCTTGCTTTTATCTTTGCCTAGTCCCTCATGCTAAGCAGACAAAAGCCAAACTTTAAGACTTTCAATTACTTCTAAAGACTGTAAACGTAAAAGGTGGCAACAGCGGCTATAGAAAATTGATGTTTGCATGTCTTCATGTGTTCTATAATTGGCCAGGGGACAAGCTGTGGCCAAAATTGTTTTGGTCTAGCTCGCACGACAATGTAACGAGAAAAGAAAATTGAAAGACGGATGTTCTTCCATCGAAAGCAATTATTTTTGAGGGGCCGTTGTCATTGGCACTCCATTAAAGTGAATTATCTTGGCAGACTGACAATCAACTAGTATTCTTGTTGAGGGGCAAATTAATAATAGCAGCGGATGGATTGATTATACTTTGTCTTGGACATTAGTGTAGAGCATTTGTGGAGGTAGGTTAATCATGTGTTTGGGGGGTGTCGGGGGTTGAAGGTGGTGGGCGAATGGCGCTTCAGTCTGATCCACTGCGACATCCTGCTGACTCTCGACGTAATGATGTGCACTGCCAGCATCCTCAATTTGTGTGCCATCAGCATCGACAGGTCCGCTCCCAAGCACACCTTTTATCAAATCAATTTATTACAAATTACTCAGGGTGAAAATCTCTGCACGTTTTGATACGTACCTTACGGGATTTCAAAAAAGGACACGTGTGCGGCAGGTACACGGCGGTGGCCATGCCCTTGTTGTACAACACGCGTTACAGCTCCAGGAGGAGGGTGGCGCTGATGATCGCCGCCGTATGGTTCCTCTCTTTCGCCATCTCCTGCCCGTTGCTTTTTGGACTCAACAACACCGGTAACGTGCAAAACCATCAACTCTCTTGCTTTTGAGGATGCTTTGATACGTACAAGCCCAATGTGCTAACGACA is from Syngnathus scovelli strain Florida chromosome 9, RoL_Ssco_1.2, whole genome shotgun sequence and encodes:
- the xrcc1 gene encoding DNA repair protein XRCC1, translated to MPEIKLQHVVSCSTEDNTHKADNLLSSDTYRKWKAARAGEKQTSVILQFEKEEQVHSIDIGNEGSAFVEVLAGNSSSVRDQDYEVLLVTSSFMSPTESRNGTNMNRVRFFGPGQLQKSTAQEKWDRVKIVCSQPYSKNIAYGLAFIKFHSPPDKNDPPVTSPKLTKLGQFRMKEDDPASGSGIQPGSLFFSAKSNTSPKASPQSNKLSYAAAALQAAGPTASASLSPSSSTSPQAPAKKKFEFSKERHSAPGPPPAKKSTPGSSPEFKPATPKVKTTTPSPGASKAKPSAEKKRESLPKAKEEPSKGVKSPEHVPFKRIMEGVVFVLSGFQNPFRGELREKALDMGAKYRPDWTPDSTHLICAFANTPKYSQVKSAGGMIVRKEWVMDCHKRKQKLSYKSYLMDGAESSSESEMEIDDQSEEEASAKTPQKQSRPATPKMEAETMYVDEYAGSTDVDEEPGAHEDSAADTEDELERVESENRQKTTKAVKQEEDPYAGSTDENTDAEQEQDHPIPELPDYLNGKHFFLYGKFPNNERRLLTRYITAFNGVLEDYMSDTVHFVVTSEGWHDSFEDALMDNGNLNFVKPTWIYAINQRQKLLPYQPYTVVP